GTTAGTAACATATGTTTGTAGAAGAAAACATGATGCCACAATAGATCAGGAAACAATTATTAGACAAGATAGCTGGATTCAACAGCAGCATAATTTCTTCAAAGAATGATTCTAAAACAAATTCGATGGACATGCGAAGCTACTTACCAGACAAAGTGTGGTACGGTTTGTTTCGGAATAGAATGTAGCACACGCCACCATGTTGTTCGGGTTGGTGTCCTAAAATGAGAACAGGTTTAATAAATCGAAATAAAAGAGCTCAAAATGTGGAGAAAAATCACATAACATACAAGTCCAGGAGTAACTGCCAGGTGAAGGCTCATGAGAAGATTAGCCATTTCAGGAAGAGGTAATGGTTTTACACCTTTTACCTGTTTGTTcacataaaaaatgtttaaaagACTGATCCAGTAACAACTTAATCAAGTAACGCTGAGATTTTCGTTTCTTCTCTGCAGAAAAGacctactccgtactacttAGCAGTTCACGAGTCCATAAAATAAGATTTGAGTACTTACCACTTCTTGAATCTTTAGTGGCTGAACATTCCATGTTTTCCACTGGGGGAAAAAATCTTCAGGGGTAAGAGTTGTAGGTAGCAAGAACTTATGCAATACAATAGGGAGCCGAAGTTTAGCGTTAACCTGGATAAGCAAAGCAAAGACACTACTGTTACCTAAAGACCAAAAAACGTGAATATATGGACTCTGAGGAAAACATGATGACATAAAAAATTACCAGCACAGTTCCATGTTTATATGAGAAATCAAGAACAGCAACATCTCTACTCGCACGGAGATTCGTAACCTCAAGTGGAATTTGCACCTAGAGAATATGaaaaatggaagaaaaaacaaaattaggaAAGAAAACTTGGAAAATACGAAAGCATTGTAAGTCATCATTTGGTACCTGTGCTCTAGGAGGAATAGTATCGGGAACTGATGAGAGTTCCACTTTAAAATGGCTAGGAGGCAAAATCAGAGCCCGCATTGACACAAGAGGTGAAGTATTTTTGTTCCCCAGGAAAAGAATAAGACGGCCATGATGGGCACGCCACTCTGCTTTTAAACCAATCTAGAGGTAGAGCCCAGTAGGAAAAAATATCACGCAAAAGGTTAAGACAATGCAGGTAAGAAATGCTCAAGAGGGAGGAACAAAGAAGTCAACTTCTGCAAACCTGAATGTGAGGATCCTCATACAGTACTCCACTGTCTTTCATGCACAAGACATGAAACTTCTCCTCGACATTGACAATTGGCTGTATAAAATAGAGTTGGTCAACATAAGAGATATATCCACCCCATATCAGAAAGAATAATTGATGGCATGGTATATTCTACTAATGCCACCACTCAATAGTGAGCGTGCAGCTATACAGTAGTTGCAGATAAAGGTACTGATGCTACGAAAATATACTGTATTACCTGAACTGAATTGGACTGGTCCTCAAGGGTAGCTAGTGCCAAGTCACCTACCGGACTTTGATTAGCTTCCAACCCTTGAACAGGATTTTGCTCTacagcagcaggaggaccCTCTATTGCAAGAGGACCCAAAAGGTCCGCAAGGAGGTCTGCTTGAGAAACAGGATGAGAGGTGGGAGGCTCAACTTTACTCTGAATATTGGTCTCAGTAATGTTCTCGACTTTGCTCTCGACTTCGACAGGAGCACCATTTTCTTTGGGAGCTTCTACAGTAGTTTCTTCGTAACTGACATGGCTCTCCTGAATAGCATAAATATTCACTTAAATTAAACTCAAAAATGGAGTCCAATGTACTACTTAAAAACTAAGAAGGTCATACTTCAGCAATATTTTGACTTGGTATTTTAACAAGAGTGAGATGATTGGCAGCTGGTGCTGGTCCGTTTACAGGGGGGTGATCAGCTACAACAAGAGCATTGGATGTGTGTTGCTGACTCCGTAGTTTTATGGCACTCTGCTCTGCGGTGTCAACTTCAGCATCTTCAGCCTTTTTCAACAAAGCAGACTGCATTTGACAAGACACAGTTGTTTAAAATGAATCCTTCTTAATGTAATAAAATGAGTTCAAACACAAGAGAGGACAATCAATAAATGTGAGTACACAACTAACAGGTAACCAGGATACGTAATTACCTCACGTTCAGGAAATTTTGGCATTTCAGCCAACACATCAGCCAAAGCAGCACCTTTCTTGCTTAGTTCAAAATATTCAACTGCTCTCTGCTGTATTTCAACATCAATATAACTCTCATGCCTGAAATATAATGTGAGGGTAAAAAAAAGCCTTCAGTACATGCAAAAGGTGGCATATTATCAAGGCAaagtatctggtgaaaaccctcatttggtgcaaaccgtgcaaactccataaaaaccacgtttaaaagtttcaaaaaaattctaaaaaaataccatatgttgggagtgtgatgttctacaaacctgcaaaattccaagttcaaaatcaaaagcatttggaaggaactaaaaagagaaatttacaatgaatagtgtcaagcACCGAAAgaccactattcatgcagaatttgtctttttcgctgctaccaaacgaaattgagtatggacttgaaattttacacatatataaaacatcacttttctaacatatgtgatttttttgagaaatttttgaacttttttcgatagagttttcacagtttgcactgtagaggtggttttcaccggatacttcgcctaTTATCAAAGCAGGGAGAGTCAATTGATACTTTTTAAATATCGCCAGGATTTGTTGCTGCAGTCCCGCATCAGGAGGTTGAGTGTGCATCAGTATCTTCGCGTAGGTTGACAGAAGAATGGCAACAGTACTTGTCCTGATAAAAATATCATGTACTATACATTAAAATTTTATAACaggacagaagaaaaaactgaaaTTGCTCAAAGAGGTGCTTGACAACTTACGATACTGTCGGAAGCCTATCATTTATAATGGTAAACAACTCCTTAGGGCTACACCCAGGTCTACGGGCCAAAAGGTGGCCATACTCTCCAAGAAGGTACGCACTCACCTATATTGATTTGGAAAGAAGGATAGTGTAAAATATTAAATAAAGTAAAAAAGTTGCTGGGCAGATTTGGTTCCTTTATGATAATCAGATAAAAGGCAACACAAAAGATTCAAGTTTAATCGCCAAAACGTCATGGATAAAGATATGGTCTAAGTATCTATAAGCAGACTGTAATGCTAGTACAAACACAGGTTTATAGTGGGCCCCATTCAGATTAAAACTATCTAACAGGCCTGAAAAATCAAACTTCATGGTATTAGCACAACAAGTCCAGGTGGTAAAAAAATACCTTGACCATTGTCTCATGCAAAGCAGGCTTGTCAAGGTATTCCCTCGCCTTAGCTGCAGCATATGGCTGAAAAGATTACAAGTCGAACATCAGGTCCATCAAACAAGACAAGACGCAGCTAAACCGGAAACAGAAATATGCAAGAACCTGCAGATCCTCATTGTTGGTGACAAATTGTACCACTCGATACCATATATCATCACTTACAAAATCTCCTGCTTTGTCTATCAACTGAAGTATAACATCAACATACctacagaaacaaaattagaTCTGGGCAACACTTTCCAAGGACCTGAGGTTACAGAAATAAGAAATCGGCATAAAATTAGCATATTCTTCTCTACAATTATTACCCTACACAAAGTGCAGGAAGCTAATTAATAAAGAAGTACCAGGTTTGTAAAAGCCATGGGCTACACCCATTTAGGTGAACAACTACTGGATCGGATTTGACAGGCTGAGCTTGCAAGATACCCCACGGATGTAAACAAATATATGTAAGACAATTCAACTTTAAGGTTCAATACCAAACAGTGAAATGGGCTGATCCAATCTTAGAAATTCTTTACCATGAAAGATCTGGAGCAAACTTCTCTGCAAGAATGGCTGCCTTCAGAGCCAGCTCTTCACGCATGGCAAATTCAGCCGTGTTAAGATACTGAGATATAAAAAATAGATAATAATTAGTATTATGAATACCACAGAAAGTATTAACAGATGCCATCAATCATATTTGTTGGAGTTTGCAGGACCATTATCAGAACATTTGTTACCTGCAATAACTCCTCAACAATTTCCTTTGCATTTGTAACATCACACATGCCATATAGCAAATCAAGAGCCCGTCTTCTAATGCTGCACGACAGAAAATACATAAATATAAAGTAAGAGTACACAAAAAAAGTGAAGGCATGAGAGACAGCATAAAATGTTTGGAACAGCAGACGGATGATGAAAAACACAGGGCTCAAAGgaagtaaaacaaaaaaaaagtttaacaAATCAACAATTGTCTAACCatgttttgatatttttaaGAAACTTTTCTCAATGTAATCAAATTCTAGGTCCATCAGATCGGAAATGTACCTCTCAAGAAGGATGAAAACAGATTAACAAAGCCTAATGATATTCGATATTCCCTCTGTTCTAATTTAGAAGATGGCTTGCCAAAACGTCTTATAAAcggaaacagagggagtagcaattATCAAGGCAAGGTAGGACATTAAATCATTAATGATTTCACAAAATTAGATTTAACTTATTTGCCTGTAACAAAAGGAGTAAATTTATGCAGTAGGATACTCTCCTACACTCCTTCCTTCatcaaaaatattaaaataaaAGAGCGAGGTTCCAAAATATCAGTCGATGGTTAAGAGTGTGGTTTTAACTTGttcatttattattatttttgcaggGATGACCCGTTTACAATGTATGTGCAATCACAGATAGTGTAAAGGCCTCAGATACCTGATATCTGGATCCTTCAAAGACGTAATTATCTGAGCTTGGTGCCTTTTAATTATATCCTGTACATCTGTCACTAACAGCATCCGGCTCATGTTTTCCTGTTTAGAGTGAAGACAAATAGAATATTGTTAAATTATGAATAAAATTTCCACTTACCCAGTTTGATTAGGATGCACCACTGGGAGACTCGTTGCCAAAAATCAAGTAAAACCATTGTAGCAAAGTACTTAGCTACTTACCAAACCAAGATACCTAATATTTGGCTCCCGGACAGCAATAAACTTGCCAAGAAGAGCCACACATTGGGACATCATCTCCTTTTCCGCATCAAGATGCATAACCTGCAATTAGGATAAGTAATGCATGCCCAAATTTTAAGCAAAAGAAACACAGAAATATTGAATCACACAAGTTTTGCTGAAGCATAGGAGCCTATGAATATAAAATATGGACCTAGAATTCAGGTAGGAGAGGAAATGTTAAGACAAGTTGCtacacacaaaaataaagaaataaataaatacaggCCATCCAAAAAAACAGTACAAACCCACCAGAGCAAGAGCTTCAAAGAGAACAGCATGCGAGGCATTGTTCTTGTTGACATTTTTAACAACATCAGTACCCATCAAAATACGTTGTAAAACCTACAGAACGACAAGAACCATTATTATTCATGAACTATTTGTATATGTGGAGAGCAATGGTCAAAAGAGTTTTACCTCAAACAAAGCTCGTCTTGCACTGGGATCTTCAATGGTAGGGAAGTATTGAAGAGCTCTCATTGTTTTAACCTGCAATAATGAGAAAATAGcttaaaaaacaaatgaatttGCAGAAAAATAGCATCCAGTATGCACATCTATACATAGAGCAGGAGTGAAAGGATGCATGTGAGAATTCAATTTT
This is a stretch of genomic DNA from Brachypodium distachyon strain Bd21 chromosome 1, Brachypodium_distachyon_v3.0, whole genome shotgun sequence. It encodes these proteins:
- the LOC100829540 gene encoding AP-2 complex subunit alpha-2 isoform X1; protein product: MALSGMRGLSVFISDIRNCHNKEQERLRVDKELGNIRTRFKNEKGLSPYEKKKYVWKMLYIHMLGYDVDFGHMETVSLISAPKYPEKQVGYIVTSCLLNENNDFLRMVINTVRNDIIGRNETYQCLALTMVGNIGGKEFSESLAPDVQKLLISSSCRPVVRKKAALCLLRLYRKNPDVVNIDGWSDRMAQLLDERDLGVLTSVMSLFVSLVSNNAEAYWNCLPKCVRILERMARNQDIPQEYTYYGIPSPWLQVKTMRALQYFPTIEDPSARRALFEVLQRILMGTDVVKNVNKNNASHAVLFEALALVMHLDAEKEMMSQCVALLGKFIAVREPNIRYLGLENMSRMLLVTDVQDIIKRHQAQIITSLKDPDISIRRRALDLLYGMCDVTNAKEIVEELLQYLNTAEFAMREELALKAAILAEKFAPDLSWYVDVILQLIDKAGDFVSDDIWYRVVQFVTNNEDLQPYAAAKAREYLDKPALHETMVKVSAYLLGEYGHLLARRPGCSPKELFTIINDRLPTVSTSTVAILLSTYAKILMHTQPPDAGLQQQILAIFKKHESYIDVEIQQRAVEYFELSKKGAALADVLAEMPKFPERESALLKKAEDAEVDTAEQSAIKLRSQQHTSNALVVADHPPVNGPAPAANHLTLVKIPSQNIAEESHVSYEETTVEAPKENGAPVEVESKVENITETNIQSKVEPPTSHPVSQADLLADLLGPLAIEGPPAAVEQNPVQGLEANQSPVGDLALATLEDQSNSVQPIVNVEEKFHVLCMKDSGVLYEDPHIQIGLKAEWRAHHGRLILFLGNKNTSPLVSMRALILPPSHFKVELSSVPDTIPPRAQVQIPLEVTNLRASRDVAVLDFSYKHGTVLVNAKLRLPIVLHKFLLPTTLTPEDFFPQWKTWNVQPLKIQEVVKGVKPLPLPEMANLLMSLHLAVTPGLDTNPNNMVACATFYSETNRTTLCLVRVETDPQDRTQLRLTVASGDQYLTFELKEFIKEHLIDIPITHAAPPPAPQQPQLPPAAAAGAPGTYNDPGAILAGLL
- the LOC100829540 gene encoding AP-2 complex subunit alpha-2 isoform X2 produces the protein MAQLLDERDLGVLTSVMSLFVSLVSNNAEAYWNCLPKCVRILERMARNQDIPQEYTYYGIPSPWLQVKTMRALQYFPTIEDPSARRALFEVLQRILMGTDVVKNVNKNNASHAVLFEALALVMHLDAEKEMMSQCVALLGKFIAVREPNIRYLGLENMSRMLLVTDVQDIIKRHQAQIITSLKDPDISIRRRALDLLYGMCDVTNAKEIVEELLQYLNTAEFAMREELALKAAILAEKFAPDLSWYVDVILQLIDKAGDFVSDDIWYRVVQFVTNNEDLQPYAAAKAREYLDKPALHETMVKVSAYLLGEYGHLLARRPGCSPKELFTIINDRLPTVSTSTVAILLSTYAKILMHTQPPDAGLQQQILAIFKKHESYIDVEIQQRAVEYFELSKKGAALADVLAEMPKFPERESALLKKAEDAEVDTAEQSAIKLRSQQHTSNALVVADHPPVNGPAPAANHLTLVKIPSQNIAEESHVSYEETTVEAPKENGAPVEVESKVENITETNIQSKVEPPTSHPVSQADLLADLLGPLAIEGPPAAVEQNPVQGLEANQSPVGDLALATLEDQSNSVQPIVNVEEKFHVLCMKDSGVLYEDPHIQIGLKAEWRAHHGRLILFLGNKNTSPLVSMRALILPPSHFKVELSSVPDTIPPRAQVQIPLEVTNLRASRDVAVLDFSYKHGTVLVNAKLRLPIVLHKFLLPTTLTPEDFFPQWKTWNVQPLKIQEVVKGVKPLPLPEMANLLMSLHLAVTPGLDTNPNNMVACATFYSETNRTTLCLVRVETDPQDRTQLRLTVASGDQYLTFELKEFIKEHLIDIPITHAAPPPAPQQPQLPPAAAAGAPGTYNDPGAILAGLL